The Littorina saxatilis isolate snail1 linkage group LG1, US_GU_Lsax_2.0, whole genome shotgun sequence nucleotide sequence gacacgactgccaaccagtctcggcgcgctcaaaataataatgaccgagactttcagtacttccttcgcgtgacgtctaaccctcctacgtcataatgtgacgtcaatgtaatgtgacgtcttcaaatgttagagtttctaccacagacatacacacgcacagacgcacgcacgcacgcacgcacagacagacaaagttacgatcgcataggctacacttacgtgagccaaaaacaaaagCCGGNNNNNNNNNNNNNNNNNNNNNNNNNNNNNNNNNNNNNNNNNNNNNNNNNNNNNNNNNNNNNNNNNNNNNNNNNNNNNNNNNNNNNNNNNNNNNNNNNNNNNNNNNNNNNNNNNNNNNNNNNNNNNNNNNNNNNNNNNNNNNNNNNNNNNNNNNNNNNNNNNNNNNNNNNNNNNNNNNNNNNNNNNNNNNNNNNNNNNNNNgtgtgtgtgtgtgtgtgtgtgtgtatgtgtgccggtgtgtgtgtgtctgtgtctctgtgtgcggtgtgtgtgtgtgtgtgtgtgtgtgtgttatttttattttgttgttgctttgttgtccctgtgttgttgtttttgtatatctttgtttttgttgttgtttttttgtcaatgACTTCCCATCCCGACCGCTTGGCAGACAAACTAGGTGAAATACTGTCAAGTTcagtaaaaaacaagtcgcgtaaggcgaaaatacaatatttagtcaagtagctgccatttttcagcaagaccgtatactcgtagcatcgtcagtccaccgctcatggcaaaggcagtgaaattgacaagaagagcggggtagtagttgcgctaagaaggatagcacgcttttctgtacctctctttgttttaactttctgagcgtgtttttaatccaaacatatcatatctatatgtttttggaatcaggaaccgacaaggaataagatgaaagtgtttttaaattgatttggacaatttaattttgataataatttttatatatttatttttcagagcttgtttttaatccgaatataacatatttatatgtttttggaatcagcaaatgatggagaataagataaacgtaaatttggatcgttttataaatttttattttttttgacaattttccgatttttaatgaccaaagtcattaattaatttttaagccaccaagctgaaatgcaataccgaaccccgggcttcgtcgaagattacttgaccaaaatttcaaccaatttggttgaaaaatgagggcgtgacagtgccgcctcaactttcacgaaaagccggatatgacgtcatcaaagacatttatccaaaaaatgaaaaaaacgttcggggatttcatacccaggaactctcatgtcaaatttcataaagatcggtccagtagtttagtctgaatcgctctacacacacacacacacacacacacacacacacacacacacacacacacacacacgcacgcacgcacgcacacacgcacgcacatacaccacgaccctcgtttcgattccccctcgatgttaaaatatttagtcaaaacttgactaaatataacaaaagccGGCTCACTACAAAAGCAAATAGTTGGAGGGACCATATCCTTTTTGCTATGATCCATTAGCTGAGCCACCATCCTCAAGCCACTTTTAAAGGCTATCCTACGGCAACATGCATTCGTGATTAAACAACATATTTTATTGATCAAAGTGAACATCAACGTCATCACGACGTGAAAGGTGACACcgtctggttttttttaaaagcataattttttcttgattttcctttttttttcgttttattttttaggctgggggtgggggggaggttCCGGAAACACCggaacaccctccccccccccccccccggatccGCCCCCAGttcggacgcacacacacacacacacacacacacacacacacacacacacacacacgcacacacaccccagggccggacccaggggggggttccaggggttccggaaccccacccctggaaaaagcatgtaccttgctttgagtggtttttttttttactagttttagcaccaaaacaatgctgctcttaaccctcaaaacaaggcccagaatgcaccagattgcacagattttaaccgtttttcaaaaattttccgggggagcatgcccccggacccccctagttcgcgcgcctgctttggcttcgccacttcgctgattttcccccccaaaaaaggaggaacccccccccccccccccttacaactcatttggtccggccctgcacccTGGCTTTCGTTTCGCGGTGAGACCAACTGGATGATGACCTATGTGAGTTCTCAAACTGTGTAATTCTTAATCAGCATACTTCCTGCTAGTTAGCTTTAGCCGTTCAAATTCCGAAAGGAAAACAACGACCTTTAAATATCGAACGAGAAGCGTAAAGTATGCAATTTGTGTAAGTGTGCGGCAGTTTGTTGACTATTTCAGTGAATACAGTAAACACAAGGAACCTCCCGGGTATTTAATTGTATTTGGCTTCTTGCAAAGTTGGCCTAATAGTAATATGTTTGTTCCTGGAATTTCGCCTTCCGTTTTCTTCAGTTCAGGAAACATATGTTGAATGCTTTTGTAGATCTGCAGATCGACCTTTGCTGACAAACTTTGCGTCCCAATAATGTACCTGAGACATTCATTAAGGTATATGTTAGTATATATATCTCTGAATGTACCTACTTTTGTCTCTGGTTCAGACCTGAGTGTAGAAACTATGTCCGAACATAAATATTAAATATTCCTCAGTATGTCCTCTTTGAGTTTGAATTATGTTTTACAAATCAAACTTGGAATTGCAGAGTACAGGCATACAGGGAAAACCTGCCTAAAACAGACACGACGCTACTCTGTGTGTCCAGGGCCTTAGGCGGCTGTGCATATGTCAATGTACAGTTGTAGGGATCGTCGTTTCAACCTCAAGATGACAGGATTCCGTGGCCGCTTGGCGCTTGCTGGAATCCTGGTGCTTCTGTTGCTGCTGTACTGCGAATTCCTGCACTACTTCGTTGTGCTGCTGCAGTGCACGTGGCCCAGGCTGCAGGCCTCTGGGACGGTAGGCCTGGGTTCGGATCCAGAAGACTTGAAGGTGATGTTTTTGGCGGACACTCACCTGCTTGGATTCAGAGAGGGGAACTGGTTTGACAAACTGAGAAGGTGTGTACTAGTTAGATGCAGGAAATTGGCTTTTCTGCATTGTCCGTTATTTCATCACTGTAAGTGTACATTCTTTAAGTCTCACAGAGCTTTTTGTGATGAGTAAAGTTTGCTTCTGAACTGTACCCTAAAGCAAGTAATTGAAGTGCATGTATCCCTGCACACATATTATGCCATGCACACTCACACCACGCATGCAActgtgcacaaacacacaccactctCTTCCTTTAGTATAGCAGTGTCAGTGCATTAGCAGAACTGCTACTCCAATGGACTTCTTCACTGGACATTGTTATTAAGTTATCCTGTTGTGTTGGTCTTGGTTGGTGTCAGGTAGTTTAACATTAACATTGCTGTTTGTGTTGCAGAGAGTGGCAGATGAAGAGAGCTTTCCAAACCAGCATGCTGCTACATCACCCtgatgttgtgtttgttttaggTAAGAAGAACACATTTTAGTTGTGGTTGTGCTGTAGCTCAATCAACTTGCttcttataaatataataatttACAATTACACCTACAGGTAGTAAAATGTGAataattttttcattttttgtattattttattttattttagcatAATGAAAAAGTTTGGTATAGTTTTTACTTGTGGACATATTTGGACACTATCAGCGTtcatgcaacaacaacaaaagacaaggAATGAAGGATTTGCAATATTTACATAGCTCCTGTCCGCTCCTAGCTAATGTGGCTGGCCAATAATGTcatgtgggaaagtttgactcattaaaagcaagagtattcactctttgagtttgacaacccatacaaacccgacagagttatttctgaacatcatTTATACATTTTTGCGGTGAATGTTGCAGGGGATCTGCTGGATGAAGGCAAGTGGTGCAATGATGAGGAGTTTCAGTATCACGTGCAGCGCTTCAACAGCATGTTCACTGTCCCCGCCAGTACACAGCGACATCTCTTGGTCGGCAATCATGATGTCGGTTATCACTACATGTCAGTTGTGTTTTTACTggttctgtttttttctttttctttattcttttttattattacgtAGTACATGTATAACAATTCTTGAAGTCAGATTttcttgcttgtttttgtttttcaattttttatAAATTCCCCTCTGTTGTTTTATTGAGATTCTTTGGTACCCTTTTATTCTGgtgttttggtgtttctgttgttgtcgtTCTTGTTACATCTGTAGCTTTGGAAGCAGGGTTCCTTACTTtggtattttttctttttcagagTATTGTTTGTATATTTATTGCATGCGTACAGGTGATGCATGTGAAATATTGTGTATCACGAAACCGATTGAAATTGGTGTAAGTAACTAAATTTATTTGTTGTGTATGGTCAATATTCAGTAGTGGCATTAAAAGCAATGGGCAGCCAAGTTTGACACCACTAAAGGGATTGAAATTAGTGTTAATAACTTCATTTCTTTGTTGTAATTGCATACATCTATACAAGGCTGTCGTCagcaagactgagactggtcttttttgcacagaatcaaatgacgacatttataacaaatgacgtcattatcaagATTGGTACACAACGTATTATTGTGCATAATTTCTTTGTGATCCGTTGTGTTTTCGTAAAGATACAGTGTATTTAGTCATGTAAGCGAGAGACACTGGCCTAAAAAATGGCggcaaaaagcacattttcagagaagGATTTTCGATCCTACATCAAAATAGGAACGGCACTTGGTAAAACGGCCGGTGACATACTTGAAGAGCTGAGAACTGTAAGCCCAGGCACAGCACCATCTCGCGCGACAGTTTTTCGGTGGGCAAAGCATTTCTCAACAGGGAAAACGTCTGTGGAAGATGCAAGGGGAAAAGTGAAGAAACCACCTGTAACCGACAATAAAATTGTGTCCCATGTGCAACGGTTAGTTGATGAAGATCCCCGAGTGAGCAGTCATTTTATCGCCGAAACACTGGACATTTCGTCGTCGTCTGTCTTGAGAGttttaaaacacaaacttgGATACACAAAGGTGTGCGCGCGATGGGTACCACATTTCCTCACTGAAGAGAACAAGAGGTGTAGGGTTACGTTTGCCCAACGGCTACTCAAGATATACGACGGATGTGATCAAAAACGCTTGGATGAGATCGTGACTGGAGACGAAACTTGGGTGtacttctttgagccaaaaagAAAAGCTCAAAACAAAGCATGGATAAAAAAAGGTGCCAATGCCCCTCGGATCGTGCGAAAAAGTCGCTCCGGCAGGAAGGTTTTATACACAATATTTTATAACACAAAGGGCGTCATTTTTCAAAAACCACGCGAAAAAGGCAGAAGCATCACTGGGGTGTACTACAAGGAAAAAGTTCTTGCTGGCATCGTTCGTTACTACAAGAGAGCCCGACCAACTACAGGATTGAAAGGGATCAAATTACTTCATGATAACGCACCTGCTCACAAATCCAAGGTGGTGAAAGAGTACCTGGAGGAAGaaaactttgaaactttgccaCATCCTCCCTACTCTCCTGATCTTGCACcctgtgacttttttttgtttcctcatctgaaaagacaattggCAGGGCGTCGATTTGACAGTCGATCAGCCCTCGGATCGGCTGTTTTCCAGTGTCTGAACCAGGTGCCAAAAAACGACTTCAAACGGTCATTTCTTGACTGGGTCCAACGACTTAAACTGTGTGTAGCCGCTAAGGGAGAATACTTCGagggtttgaaataaaaaacaactgcatcatctaaagatttcccggtttttgagaccagtctcagtcttggtgacgacaaccttgtatATATGAGGAATTTTAAAATTGAGTTGAATTAGTAATACCTCTAACCTAAAACAATTTTCCACACAGGATGACTGGGCATAAGCAGCAGAGGTTTGAGGAAGCGTTTGGATCACGCTCAGCGGCACTGCTCAGTATCCGAGGCGTCCAGTTTGTGGTGCTCAACTCCATGGCCATGGAGGGAGATGGGTGTCATTTTTGCCAAGAGGCCGAAAGGGGACTGAAAAAAATATCACGACAGCTCCAATGTGCCAAGGTAGCGTATTTGGGGGCATACAAGGTGAATTAGCTGGGACAAAATAGTCTTTTAGTCACACAGAATTTGACGCATACACCCACATACAGGCTAGCTAACAGAAAAATCTCGAACTTGCTACCTctcagggtttagcctgggagaaaaagggaatgggacatttgtctcattcaaccaaattccgatgggacatagtcgaaggcaagaagcccCAAAGAGGCatgtacgcgttttgaccaaagatgcaaaagggtgcaatatggtgccatctgagaattagtcGTTATATCCTTTTAtctatgtgtgggtgtgtgtgtgtgtttaacccgatgtaaagtgtacatttggtggtgcagtggtacgtaatctcaatgcgccctttgacgcactgaagggaattgtgatgggacattttcagattgaatgcgccaatggcgcagggcgcattAGTAAATGAAACTCTGCCTCTTATTGACACATTTGTCTACATCAGACTTTTGTTTTTGCACTGTTTCCCAGTTTTGCACACCTATatatgcagtgtgtgtgtgcaggaaaAAGCTGGACCAAAACCTCCACGTGAAGAGTGCCAAGCTTATGATTTTCAGGATTCATTCCGCTACAGTCGACCTGTTTTATTGCAGGTGAGTACAAGCGCTCATGTTTTTGttctggtgtttgtgtgtgtgcttgtttgtgtgtgtgtgtgagagagagagagtaagcaaATGTGTGTGAGAATGACCACCTGTCTGTGACAATTGACAATATTTCAAAGTCTCAACAATTTGGATGCACCATGTTTGCTATCATAATAAGCTAGAGCAAAACCTTTCCAGCAGACATGTTCAACTTCAAAGCTTACCATCTTGTTATGACACACCCATTCCCCTGAGCAGATGCATTTTGTAGAACACCATCATGAACATACTTTGGCATGAAATTATGGCAACAAAGTTTAACATGGGCAGGCTAAATTACTATTCTGATAGATCCAAAAAATTCCTTGCGCGTTTGTAAACTACAAGACAGACAATATACTTCAAAACAGGCAAATCAATGTCTGAACATTTAGTTGCCAAAGTTGGTATTGGTATCATATCgttctgtgaggttaccttcATGGAACTTTGGTCTGCTTTTTCACTGGGGAAAGCGCCCTGCCTATTCAGTACGGTGCTACATGTATgtacctatttttttgttggtcctgCATGtgtaaaaatccaaaaacatttttttttattcatgtttCTATGCCCTGAGACTTACGCTGATTACTTGGGATCTTTATTGTGCGCACACGGGGATGTTCGGACACCAATGAGAGTCCGCAGAAATTTGACTCTcggaaataaatcccttgccgaACATATATAGGGGTCAAACCCACGCCGATGGCAACAACCGGTTTCAAGCAAGCGGCGCTACCGAATAAGCTATCTCTCCGCTGCAACAGGTGTGAATTTGTTTGATGAACTCGTGTGTTGATACATGAGCCTGGAAGGCTTTGCTTCTTGCTTGTtattgcagacctgtttaccagtacgatttgggcgtattttgtacgccaaattattatcagtacgcaaatacgcgacacacgcacaaaatacgcataagaaaaagtctagaatacgttttccggtgttggtgtgctgattacgggatggtacaactgatactggtttcggtcgaagggagataaccatgacagcgagtcttcagctgtggaaaccttgttcagttgtaggcacgtgcgatcgtctggacaatcgtgggaaaatgaagcggtaaaatgtgccagtttcggatgactgtaccaagtctaaacagcagaagcaccagattttcttggagaaatataagaaagagccaggaattgtggagtctactatgggaaaaagtcatgcacactgcaagtattgtaactcagatttctccgttgcccatgctaggaaatatgacatcgaacgacactgcagttccaaaactcacatggacaaggttgctgcaaagaaatccgctgaaagctgccaaggaattatgaagttcattcccgcaaagcaaatcctgccagaagaaaaggctgtagtccgtgctgaagcaatgttttctgagatgattgtaacaatgaacttgccactgtcaaccgcagatgttatttcacgaacttcatcttttcattaatTATCAATCtgcttggaagacactggttataatgttataaactgacaggtaaataaaattgttttatccctgttgtatcggaaggagttaaattctgaagatgttcacaagacatgctattcttacacaaacacgtttgcacccacgcg carries:
- the LOC138969963 gene encoding metallophosphoesterase 1-like is translated as MSMYSCRDRRFNLKMTGFRGRLALAGILVLLLLLYCEFLHYFVVLLQCTWPRLQASGTVGLGSDPEDLKVMFLADTHLLGFREGNWFDKLRREWQMKRAFQTSMLLHHPDVVFVLGDLLDEGKWCNDEEFQYHVQRFNSMFTVPASTQRHLLVGNHDVGYHYMMTGHKQQRFEEAFGSRSAALLSIRGVQFVVLNSMAMEGDGCHFCQEAERGLKKISRQLQCAKEKAGPKPPREECQAYDFQDSFRYSRPVLLQHFPLFRQSDADCNTEDAAPPSEKSQRFQPRYDCLSKESSQQLFKLIEPRLVIDAHTHHGCYRLHDNGVPEWTVASFSWRNKKNPSFLMARISAKDHKVSLCQMPDERTVIWIYITGAIVILLWLCGANG